gttcccattaaccaatcactaatcaccagtgttcccattaaccaatcactaatcaccagtgttcccaataaccaatcactaatcaccagtgttcccaataaccaatcactaatcaccagtgttcccactaatcaatcactaatcaccagtgttcccaataaccaatcactaatcaccagtgttcccaataaccaatcactaatgttcccattaaccaatcactaatcaccaatgttcccattaaccaatcactaatcaccagtgttcccactaatcaatcactaatcaccagtgttcccactaaccaatcaccagtgttcccactaatcaatcactaatcaccagtgttcccaataaccaatcaccagtgttcccaataaccaatcactaatgttcccattaaccaatcactaatcaccaatgttcccattaaccaatcactaatcaccagtgttcccaataaccaatcactaatcaccagtgttcccaataaccaatcactaatcaccagtgttcccaataaccaatcactaatcaccactgttcccaacaatcactaatcaccagtgttcccattaaccaatcactaatcaccagtgttcccaataatcaatcactaatcaccagtgttcccattaaccagtcactaatcaccagtgttcccaataatcaatcactaatcaccagtgttcccaacaaccaatcactaatcaccagtgttcccaacaaccaatcactaatcaccagtgttcccaataaccaatcactaatcaccagcgttcccattaaccaatcactaatcaccagtgttcccattaaccaatcactaatcaccagtgttcccattaaccaatcactaatcaccagtgttcccattaaccaatcactaatcaccagtgttcccattaaccaatcactaatcaccagtgttcccattaaccaatcactaatcaccagtgttcccattaaccaatcactaatcaccagtgttcccaataaccaatcactaatcaccagtgttcccaataatcaatcactaatcaccagtgttcccaataatcaatcactaatcaccagtgttcccattaaccaatcactaatcaccactgttcccaataatcaatcactaatcaccagtgttcccaacaaccaatcactaatcaccagtgttcccaacaatcaataatcaccagtgttcccattaaccaatcactaatcaccagtgttcccaataatcaatcactaatcaccagtgttcccattaaccaatcactaatcaccagtgttcccaataatcaatcactaatcaccagtgttcccaataatcaatcactaatcaccagtgttcccaacaatcactaatcaccagtgttcccaataatcaatcactaatcaccagcattcccaacaaccaatcactaatcaccagtgttcccaataatcaatcactaatcaccagtgttcccaataatcaatcactaatcaccagcattcccaacaaccaatcactaatcaccagtgttcccaataatcaatcactaatcaccactgttcccaataatcaatcactaatcaccagtgttcccattaaccaatcactaatcaccagtgttcccaataatcaatcactaatcaccagtgttcccaacaatcactaatcaccagtgttcccaataatcaatcactaatcaccagtgttcccaacaaccaatcactaatcaccagtgttcccaataatcaatcactaatcaccagtgttcccaataatcaatcactaatcaccagtgttcccaacaatcactaatcaccagtgttcccaataatcaatcactaatcaccagcattcccaacaaccaatcactaatcaccagtgttcccaataatcaatcactaatcaccagtgttcccaataatcaatcactaatcaccagcattcccaacaaccaatcactaatcaccagtgttcccaataatcaatcactaatcaccagtgttcccaataatcaatcactaatcaccagtgttcccattaaccaatcactaatcaccagtgttcccaacaaccaatcactaatcaccagtgttcccaataatcaatcactaatcaccagtgttcccaataatcaatcactaatcaccagtgttcccattaaccaatcactaatcaccactgttcccaataatcaatcactaatcaccagtgttcccaacaaccaatcactaatcaccagtgttcccaataatcaatcactaatcaccagtgttcccattaaccaatcactaatcaccagtgttcccaataatcaatcactaatcaccagtgttcccattaaccaatcactaatcaccagtgttcccaataatcaatcactaatcaccagtgttcccaataatcaatcactaatcaccagtgttcccaacaaccaatcactaatcaccagtgttcccaataatcaatcactaatcaccagtgttcccaacaatcactaatcaccagtgttcccaacaatcactaatcaccagtgttcccaacaatcactaatcaccagtgttcccattaaccaatcactaatcaccagtgttcccaataatcaatcactaatcaccactgttcccaataatcaatcactaatcaccagtgttcccaacaaccaatcactaatcaccagtgttcccaataatcaatcactaatcaccagtgttcccaacaatcactaatcaccagtgttcccaataatcaatcactaatcaccagtgttcccaacaaccaatcactaatcaccagtgttcccaataatcaatcactaatcaccagtgttcccaataatcaatcactaatcaccagtgttcccaacaatcactaatcaccagtgttcccaataatcaatcactaatcaccagcattcccaacaaccaatcactaatcaccagtgttcccaataatcaatcactaatcaccagtgttcccaataatcaatcactaatcaccagcattcccaacaaccaatcactaatcaccagtgttcccaataatcaatcactaatcaccagtgttcccaataatcaatcactaatcaccagtgttcccattaaccaatcactaatcaccagtgttcccaataatcaatcactaatcaccagtgttcccaacaatcactaatcaccagtgttcccaataatcaatcactaatcaccagtgttcccaacaatcactaatcaccagtgttcccaacaatcactaatcaccagtgttcccaacaatcactaatcaccagtgtttCCAATAAtcaatcaccagtgttcccattaaccaatcactaatcataAGTGTTCCCAATAACAAGTGTTCCTCCTTCTTACTGACCCTTAAAAGTACTTTTAAATCTAATTatcataaatgaatgaatgtgcagTGAAAACGAGTCTGTGACGTCACCCGGCGAATCCTAAAAGATTTCCCCCTGAAAACAGTCAGCAACACTGCCCTTTCCGAGACACGGTTTGGGACGCACCCGCCGGCTATAGCACAGGAGCTAACGCTAACAAGGCAGCTTGTTtcgtgtgagtgaatgaaataaatattcactttattttacgtagataaatatttaaatgctgtTCTCTGAGAAAACGCGGTGTGTAGTACAGAAAAAGCCAAGAGAGAAATGCTGAATGATTTGGTTTGTATGCTAGCTGTGTGAGTTAGCTGTCTAGCACCAGGTACTATACAGCTAGCATACAGGCTAACAAACCAAAACATCCGCCTAAACACTCTGCAGTGTAATGAATGGAGTTTCGAGTTGTATAGGTATACTTTAAGATATATTTTGTGTTCTGTTTAATCAGCCACGTCTCTGCTGTCTCTTTCTCTAGAGCAGGattaaatctgttttaaatGAAAGAGAGCTGAAGAAGGGTGAAGGTGATGTTTTCCAGACGGATCCCCTTCAATCAGATCGCCTTCGCGACGGTGCTGGGAGTCGGAGGAGGAATTTACATCTACAGACCCATGTTCGAGCCTCAGAGAAGAAAGACCAGTGCTGGAAATGAAGCTGGGACTGAAAATAAAGAACTAAATAACACGGAGAAGTGAAGGGAGGAGAggaaatgaagaggaggaggagctaaGGTCAAAGAAGgaaccttcatcatcatcaacatcatcatcatcatcatcatcatcattttaacTTCAATTAATGTTAAAGTAGACAATTTGCTATTGAATATGTTAATAAGTGAGATAAACGACTCACaagaatgaataataataataatgaagtttTATTCTTCAACAATAAAGTTGTTTCTCTTTAAATTCTTGGATCTTGTTTTAATATGTTGTCATGGCTTAGACTCATTTATGAAGCGGGATACGGTGGGATTTATGTGAAATAGTTCGTTATAAAATTTACACAAGAAactcactatattgccaaaagttttgggacagccctcgttgagttcaggtgttgtttttcaggtgttgatctcggccccttagttccagtcaaAGTGGAGttccttaatgcttcagcttcataccaagactttttggacaatttcatgctgtttgtgggaacagtttggggatgaccccttcctgttccaacatgactgcacaccagtgaccaaagcaaggtccataaagacatggatgagtgagtttggtgtggaggaactgcacagagtcctgacctcaacctgatagaacacctttgggatgaattagagcggagactgtgggccagaccttctcgtccaacatcagtgcctgacctcacaaatgcgcttctaaaggaatggtcaaaaattcccataaacacactcctaaaccttgtggaaagccttcccagaagagttgaagctgttatagctgcaaagggcgggacaactccatattacattcatgtgcatgtaaaggcagacgtcccaaaacttttgacctggctctcacagtctccgctctaaatcatcccaaaggtgttctatcaggttgaggtcaggactctgtgaagttcctccacaccaaactcactcatccatgtctttatggaccttgctttggtcactggtgtacagtcatgttggaacaggaaggggtcatccccaaactgttcccacaaagcatgaaattgtccaaaatgtcttggtatgaagctgaagcattaaggaaCTCCACTttgactggaactaaggggctgagctcAACCCCTAAAAAACTTATATACTGCcagaacttttggcagtatagtgtatattctgCAGGAATTACTGCTCTTTaaattacttatttttattcatattacaGCATTAGCAGACGTCCTTAGATGACCTGAGGGACTTAGAGAGTCTCAATCAAAATCTTTATGCTAGTTCATTATGTCAGGAACTCAGAGTAACACTGAGTGAAAACCAGTCGTTCAGACCTAGGGGAAATTTAGTAAAGCTGATCTGCATGACAGTGTGAGTtcaggaggtgggaggaaatacaaaaaaacccagaggaaaccaacATAAAATGGAAAAACCCTGAGGAAACTCACAGGGACACAGGAAACCACACAAAACTCCACAAGACCAGTGACCCGAGCAGCGGGTGTTTTCAAACTATAAACTTGTGAAATGACGTTAAAACAGAATCCCACTCAAAACCATTAatttgtttatggaaattttacTTTTTGACACATTGCACATTCAAACAATACTCTTTACTGGACAAGTAGTTTCATTTGATGTCGTTCTGAATGGCTGACGCACTTGACAGAGGTAGTGTTAAACTACACAGGGTGGCATGATGGTACAGTGGGTACTGCTtatgcctcacagctccaaggTCCTGGGTTTGCTCCTGAGCTTGGGTTTCTGTC
The sequence above is drawn from the Hemibagrus wyckioides isolate EC202008001 linkage group LG04, SWU_Hwy_1.0, whole genome shotgun sequence genome and encodes:
- the LOC131352359 gene encoding protein PIGBOS1, translated to MFSRRIPFNQIAFATVLGVGGGIYIYRPMFEPQRRKTSAGNEAGTENKELNNTEK